The DNA window CTGGGGGGGTcagggggcggggctgtcccagctggggcggggcagggggacgcgggggcggggctgtcccagctggggcggggcagggggacgcgggggcggggctgtcctgggggcggggctgtcccAGCGGAGGCGGGGCCGGGGCTGTCCCCGCTGCCGGGCTTTGCAGTCCAGCGGCTGCAGCCCCGCTCCGCTCCGCGCTCCCCGCCATGGCCCGgcccgtgctgctgctgctggcgctgctggcGCGGGGCGCTGCGGACACGTGCGGGCCCTGCCGGCCCGAGCGCTGCCCCCCGGCTCGCTGCCTGGCGGCGCCGGACGCGTGCGGCTGCTGCCCGCGCTGCCGGGGCGCCGAGGGCGAGCGCTGCGGCGGGCGGGGCGCGGGGGGCGAGCGCGGCCCGAGCTGCGGCCCGGGGCTGGTGTGCGTGAGCGGCGCGGGGGCGCCCGAGGGCAGCGGCCGCTGCGTGTGCGAGCAGGACGGGGCGGTGTGCGGCTCGGACGGGCGCTCCTACCCCAGCGTCTGCGCCCTGCGCCTGCGGGCCGGGGCCCGCCGCCTCCGCAAGGCGCACCACGgcgagtgcaggcagggtgagcggcgcggcgcggcgcggcgcggcggggcTGGTCTCGGGGTGGGTCCCGGCCCCCTCATCCCTCGGGCACCACGGGCGGGACACCTCCGGGTACCGTCCCGCATCCCTCGGGCACCCCCAGGTCAcctccccgcccggccccgcatCCCTCGGGCACCACCGGCGGGACACCTCCGGGTACTGTCCCGCATCCCTCGAGCACcacgggcggggcacgtccgggtCCTGGCCCTGCATCCCTCGGGCACCCCCAGGTCACCTCCCCACCCGGCCCCGCATCCCTCGGGCACCACGGGCGGGGTACGTCCCGggaacccccagctctgcccctccccgcccggccccgcacgCCCAGGACACCTCCCCTCTCGGCGCCGGGCTGGGTCCGTGGCCGGCCCAGCGGTTCCTGCGCCCCGGGGACCGGGTATCGCTGCCCGCCGCGCAGGGTGCgggacagctcccagcccccgcctCGGAGCCTGGCGCCTTTGCCAGCGCGTCCCGCTCGCGGCCGGGCGGGGTTGGGCTCTGCCGCAGAGGTACCTGCGCAGCGgctgggcccggcccggcccggggtgGTGCGGGGCGGGCGGAGATCTGGGTGCACGCAGGTGAATGGCCGCGCAGCAGCTGCCGGCTCTCGGGCTGGGCGCAGCGGGGCTGCGGAGCGGGGGCGGGTTCCCGCCAGACCTCAGCCCGGGGCCGGCcgcagtggcgggggggcgggcgggctGCGGGTCGGGGCACCGGCTCCCCTTCCCCGCGCCGCGGGGGGGCCCTCGCTCCCAGGGGGCGGCGGCCGGAGCTCCCGGGCCCGGGGCCGCCGGAGGGAGCCGCGTTAGACTCCGGCCGGGCTACACGGGCACAGCCCGGCGGCCTCTGCTCCGCCCGCCGGATCGCCGCCCCggggcgcgggagggggcgggcAGCTCCCATCCGCCTCGGCCCTGCGGCCGCTCCGCTTCCACCCCAGGCGCCGGGCGGAGCTGGGCCAGCGGCGGCCAGGCCCGACGGGACGGACCGCCCATGCGGTGCCCTGTCCGGGGCAGGGACAGGGGCGCGGGCGCGCCCGGCCTCCCGGAGCGGGACGTTCACAGACACCCCGCGAAGGGCGGCGCCCCGGGCTCTGGGCCGGCCGGGAGGCTGGGGTAGGGAGCCCTGTGTGTGAAGGGTGGGTTGTTTGCCTTCCAGCTGCAGAGACGTCTGctggagcagcagttcccagccagggaaggggggCGTCAGGGGGTCAGTGAAAAGCTAAGATAAATAAGAGTGATCGTAGAAAATAAGTTCTAAGTAAATTGCAAACTTACACTCGATAATTTTTACAGTAAATATCTTCCAAGCCTGTTGCCAATGGCTGTCCGAAACTCTGCATTCTGGTTTCCTTTTCCATTCCATGAAGGGTGCCTAGGGGCGAGAATTGGCTTTGGTGGGGTCCAAGAACGATTTGGGGGCGACTGGGGTCCGCACTAATGAGAAGGTTGGGGACCGCTGCCCTAGAGCACTGGAGCCTTCCACTTAGACAGGCTCACTTGCACTGCTAAAAGAAATTGGCCCTCTGGCTTCACACGGTTGGCCTGTTTGGATGGTGAACTCTATTACGTTTCAGTAATTCACCTGCATTTCCAGGGGTGATAACTTGGTAATGAAAATTGTCTTGGAACTGGAGTTTGGCATACAAAGTCTTGGCGTGATAAAAGAAAACAATCGCCGTGgatttaaagagaaaaatcatTTTAGCCACTTCAAAGTTACATCAATGCTTGAAGAAAAAGCCTTGTAAATGTAGCAGGTGTACAGACTTCTGGTGTTGCTGTTGCACTTGAAGAACCAGAAGTTTTGATTTAAATAAACTGGGGATGGTTAGGGAGAGGTGGCCCTggtagtctgtgtcttcacaaaacaaaaaagcgggcctgtagcactttaaagatcaaCAAagtaacgtattaggtgatgagcttttgtgggactccagaactgaagaagtgggtctgccccacaaaagctcatcacccaatacattACCtcgttagtctctgaagtgctacgcgactgctggtttgttctgtggTTTGTTAACTCAATTTGCACAGCTCTAGTTACACTGGGTATTTCAGAAAGGAGTTTAGGTTGGGCAGGGGATTTCGGTGCTTAAAACCTGACACAGTGAAATCTTTTCTTAGCAGATTCTTAATGTGCAGTTAAATTTGTCTACTCAAAACGGTGACTTTCCATTAAATTAGTGCCTAAAATatttctcctttcctctcccaaaAAATTAAATACACCCCAGTGAGTCAAATCCTACAGGCTGCCCCAAGCCAAAAGCACAGGGGACCTCTGCCAGCAATGCAGGCTACTACCCCTACCACACACGCTCACGCAGTCACAACAAAACTGCTCCCACCTGCGCCTGCAGCCTCAGCACTGCGCTAACTTCCCAAGCAAGCGCAGCTCCCCCGTACGGTGTAGCTGCAGACCCCAGTCTGCCCCATTCAAACACCCTGGCCCACTGCTGTGGCGGGCCCTGTGCTTTAGTGCTCCTGATTCCTGGACCTGCAGAGGGATGGGGCAAGATGCAGGATTTGCTTCAATCCGTGCAAGAACGTTAACGTCTGTGATGGGTTGTTTGAGGCCTGTGTGAATCCAGGGGCCAAGGGCTGTGAGGTTGTAGCACAGGAGCAAACCTTAAGCAAGGTCAGTGCGTGGCCGCTGCCGAGCCTCTCTGTGGACCTGCTTTCCGGACAAAAGCCAGGCAATGCAGAGCATCCCACGTCCTGTGCCACCTGGGCGCGGTCAGCCTTTGCATTTCCTGCCACTGCTAAACAGCCTCGCCTGCTGGTGCATCCCCCGCTCGTGGCTCGCGTAGTGATGAAGACGCAGCGAGCGGAGGACGCTTCTGTGCCAGTGCCTCACTGCAGTCTGACCCAAGGGCGCTAGTTTCTTCAGCTGGGATCAGAGGGCTCATTTTGAAGAGCTCCCGCCGGGAGCTGGGCTGTCTGCAGGCTGGGGACGTCTGtgcaccagctgctccctgtcCTTGCAGTCATCGCGCCATCGCTGGGCGTTTGTTCGCGTTTAATGAGCACCCCGGGGCCCGGCGAGGCAAAGGGCTGCTGGACTGAGCGTGATTTTGCCGCTCTCTGGGGAGGTGGAACAGGCCCGCGCCAGGCGGCTGCACGAGCTGAGCGCTGATACCCGCTCCGCGGCAGCTGGTGAACCGCCGGGACTgcgggggctgctgggctcctgcGCCCTTCCTCAGCACCACTGCGGGCCGCTGCCTCCGGGAACAAACGTGTTGACCAAAAGACCTCAAGCCCCGGTGCGGAGACGGGCGACCGCGCGAAGCTGCGCTGGTGAGGGGAGGCTCCGCGGGCGGCCGGAGGAGCTCTCGGCAACCGGGCGGACTGCGCTTTCCAGGGCGCGCGATGCGCCCGGGCTCCCGGCGTCTCCTCCAGCGCTTGGCAGATCCCCTTAGTCCTCCCGCCGACTCAGCCCGAGGGGTGAGGCGAAGGCTCCGCTCACGTCCCTGCCCACGGGCGCGCGAGCAGAGGCAGCCTCGCGCTGGGCGGGGCCGGGCGCTTGGGTGGCCCCTGCAGCGCGCTCTCCGTCGGGCTGGTTTGGGCGGTCGGCTGCAGGACCTGGTGCAGGGGCCACTCCGCGGAGCCCAGCGCTCAGCTCTCGGGAGCGGAGGGGCCCCACTGAGAGGGGCCAGGGGGCCCTGTGGGGTCTCCAGTGCCGCGGGCGGGACCCTCGTCCGCACAGCGCAGGGAAGCGCCCTGCCTGGCAGCTCCCCTGGGGAGATCCGGGGTCCCCGGTCTCATGCGGCTCCCTCCCCGAGCGCCTGCGCACAGGTGTGAGCCCGAGCCAAAGAGATGTGCGTGCGGAACCGGCTGAGCAGCGCATGGTCCGCCCCCGACCCCGGCCTTGCGCCCGAGAGCGGGCGCTGCAACCCACAACCGCGAGCGGCTGCTTCCgaggccttggctgggggagcaggcgggAAAGGAGGGGCCACAGGCACTGAGACCCCTTGCAGCTCGTGCTGCTTGGCCGCTATTGCCGAGCCCGCTGGCCCCCCCGCGTGTGACCCCGGCTCTGGAGACCGGTGCAGGGCCGCGGGGGCTaggccagggcctgggctgggaaaggcccTTGGAACTTGCCTGACCGCCCCCCTCGCCGGCTAGACGGCCACGAGCGAACCCAGGCCGACATGCAGTATCGGCGCCGCTCCCCTGGGCACTGGGAGGGAAAGGGGCCGGGCCCACGCAGGGAAGGGGAAGCCAATGCCCCCTGGGGGGAGAAGCGCCTTTAGCGCAGGCTGCTCCTCGCGCAACCGCTCCACTCTCCCAGGGTACGCGGCAGCACAGACTGGTTTTCCCAGGGCACCTCAGCGTGGGGGGATTCCAAGCCCCAGGCCATGTGCTGCCCCCCACGGGTGAGGTCTGGCGCCCCTCCTGCGGGGCGGAGCCTCGGGGCAACCCTGGGGTGACTCTTGGTGTTCCAGAAGGGCTCGCCCGGTAGAGGGGTGATTAGGTCTCTTGAGCATCGTTGGGAGCTGCGTGGGCGCCTTGACGCTGACAGCAAACCGGCTGTGGGAGCCTCTCCAAGAGATTCTGGCGCTGGTGACGGGTCTGAACCAGGAGTCATCAGGTGAGGACGTCTGGGCAGGGCTAAGCGGGGCTTAGACTCCGCGCCCG is part of the Carettochelys insculpta isolate YL-2023 chromosome 5, ASM3395843v1, whole genome shotgun sequence genome and encodes:
- the IGFBPL1 gene encoding insulin-like growth factor-binding protein-like 1 isoform X2; this encodes MARPVLLLLALLARGAADTCGPCRPERCPPARCLAAPDACGCCPRCRGAEGERCGGRGAGGERGPSCGPGLVCVSGAGAPEGSGRCVCEQDGAVCGSDGRSYPSVCALRLRAGARRLRKAHHGECRQAPVIVVPPKKIHNITGAQVYLLCEVKAVPTPVITWRKVTESPKGVKLLEELPGDRVNIAVQVCGGPSKHESTGWVLINPLMKEDEGVYQCHASNMVGETQAEGNIKVTEQSKRTNFLEADDIAGKK